DNA sequence from the Glycine soja cultivar W05 chromosome 18, ASM419377v2, whole genome shotgun sequence genome:
ACACCCATTGCCAAACTACCCAAACCCGCAAAATAAGTTGTGGCAGGGCTTCTCTTGTTAATCATCATAAATATTAATTCCAATacttaataacttttttatccAATAAAATAACAAGGTAGTCTATTATATACTCAATATGAGAGTAAACTGTCAATAGAATTAAGTATACAattgaggataaaaaaaaagttcatattagtatacttattatttaaaagtgattacatcttgacaattaaatttttttaacaccccgttaacaattttttttctatttttttctttcatcagaTTACATTATCAATCAAATGAAGCTTATGtcccttctctttctttctcttaatTCAAAGTTTTCCTATAAACATTTTTCATTCAATAATGCACCAACTAAACACTAGATTGACCATTTTCAATGCATGCACGACAAATTAGTACAATAGATTGACCATTATTTCAATGCAAATACGACAAAAAAGTAAAGATTGGAACAAGATTACATATTCCTAAATTGTAAAAAGAGTCTCTCTATACGCAATCACTTGGTATCCATCACGAATATAATCAAATGATCTTTGTTCTTCCACCTCTCCATCTTGATTCCATTTGACCAATACGCCAGCATGATCACTTCCAACAATACAACCATTTTCAGCATTGCATATTGGTAAGAATAAACCAAACCAAATGTCATTGATAATCAAAGTATTCGTCTTTGTCCAAGATGTGTGGTCTGTGTATTGTTTCAATTCCCATATTTGAATTGAAGCTTCAACCTGCCCCATCTCCCTCGTAACACATAGACACAGTGATCCTCCAACTACATTCAAAGCATGAGGTTGGCAatacattttaaattcaaactCGTTCGGCACATGTATCTCTGAAAAAGTTCTTCCTACCAAATCAAAGGCAAGAACAACATGCATGTATGCCTCATAATTATAAACAAACCAGTGGAGGGCATTGTTAAAAAATGTCCCAGTTAAGTTGTTGCGGCCAGTCCAAAACTTGCATGATTTGTAATGCAAATCTGCAGCAAGTTGAATATGTATCCATGCATTCTCTTTAACTGAGAAACACTCCATGTGGCTTGGAGAGTCATATTCGGCAAAGGAGATTACAACCACCACGTAATCTTTTGTTCTTGGATCATATCCAAGACCATGACAGAACAAGAAGGAATCGCCAGGGGTAATGAAGGAGACATTGGAAGACCATtgtatcattttgttttgacCTGTGGATGGATTCCACAGATAAAGAGTACGACAGGATTCCAGAAGAAGAAAACCTCTGCAAGAACCTTTTATTTGAACACAAGGTTTAGGATGACGATGGCCCAAAAAACTAAGGGACAATGATTGGCAGGAAGATTCATCATGTAAGGATTTAATGGGGTTAATGCTTTTGAAGTGGTTAACATCAGATGTTGTGATCATCAATTTCTCTGTCCGTTGCCCATACTTGAAATGTCTCTCTGCGAATTCAGGGTCAGAAATCAGATTATTCCACTCTTTTCTCACACACTTGAAGCTTACAAGAGACTTCACAGGCAACTTCATCAGAATTTCTTCAGTTAACTCTCTTGGAATATACGTGTTCATCATTGATTGTCATATGGTATAAGTTTTTTCGCTATTGACTTTGGTGCCTTTGCATTTGCAtacagcatatatatatatagatagagaTAGAGATAGAGATACAGATGTATAggaaattaactttaaaaaaacttaGTGTAGCATTTAATgctattattatgattatatatattgttgACTGGTTGGTaagtgcaccaaattataaagtAATTGAAAATTCGAGTTTCGAATTCAtaaggactttgtttgtacttcaATTGATACAAATCTAATTTttcaagcaagagataagaaatttaaaataaaaggtaaagaaagataatagataagataaagaaaaaataaaagatttaaagataaaattaaaaagataaaaaaaaaggataaaaggattaaagataaaaattagaagataaagaaaaagataaaagatttagataaaaaaagataaattcaagaTAAGATAATATTGAGAACTGACTTGTCTACTATCCTAGCCACATCTCTCTATTCTGTCTATGATGCCTCAGGATGATGACAAACCTATTTTATCTATCTATCCCCaaaatgtctttgcaaagactcGATAGATAAAATgtatgaagttctaattctagatgtttgctttgacgcatgggcataatgcaatcgCTCTATGCCTAACAACGATTTTATTATGgatcttttcttcttgttttattAGAAGTTATCTTCTCCCGAGCGTCTAACCTCTACAACTAATGCATCCATATCTTCTCTAAATCTTAAGCAGAGATCATACATCGCATTGgccctaactaagggtttagccactcatgaCCATTGAGAGCTTTACGATGAGAAAGGGTgaaagaaagggagtaaatgaaacccctaggagagggggttCTGTCGTGGTGTGTTCTGTTTCTTGTTTCTTCCCCCTTGGACTGCCTCTCTATCTATAACGGTTGAAGTGAGCTTTTGGCCTTcgtaggcgcgcttagcgcgacacccCCTCGCTCAGCACGTGTGTTGCAGGCTTAGCGCGTGTTTCTGTTGGATCGCGGGCTTAGCACGCGTGTTGCAGACTTAGCGCGTGCTTCTGTTGGATCGCGGGCTTAGCGCGTGATGCGCGCTAAGCACACATACTGGGCTGGGCCtacttcagattttttttttctcttcaatttttttggcttttttgcttgttacacctccagtttttatatttgcagtcaaaatttaacaaaacatcaattctttaatatttaagcgcaaataaatgctaaataattatttttaaagacaattttaccttattttctattatcaaaatacaattatttaacagttatcatatatatatatatatatcagtcaAATTAACTTTAGAAAAAAAACGTGTAGCATTTAAtgctattattataattatatatataattatttttccttatgtagaaggttgcaatttttttaattagttaaaatttaagaaaattagtctgaaaaaatattttaataaataaataaataaatacgtttttaaaattatttttcttaaatattaattaattaaccaaaTTTTGGTGTAAGATATAATAAATGATTTCTTCTTAGGCTAATTCAAgcatatataaatatgatatatagaaaataataagtaaatgaACAAATGTGTATAtatgcaaataattttttttataatatgttgaaagacacaattttgttaatttaattaaaatttgacaaaatcagtttgaaaacatattttaagtaatattttaaagatgtttttcaaactaattttcttgacaattgattaaataacaaaattgtgTCCTTTTGCCAGAagatataaaaatgaattattatttttcttataataattcAAGCATAAGTAAATATGATAgatataaattaataagtaaataagcaaatgcctatatatatatatatatatatatgatatatttaaataagGAAATTtgactttaaaatataaattaactaaGTATTTAATCCAATTAATATATTGTTTATAtagatatattaataattatatataattcaatCGTTTTTTTTACCACTACCATTTCTGtttgtaaaacattttaaaattaagtcaaaattacaatttatacTAATGAATGTAGCTCACATTTAATGTGGCCATTTGGGCATGTGGCTGCAGGCGCCCACATATGGtatataaatttcaatatttggagtcatttaaattgtgattttttttagccTAGGTCATTTAACAGCAAATTAAATGGGTTTGATGATGGGCTTCGTGGATAGTACGTGAACTTTTTatgtcttaattttaaaaaaaatgtattttttgtggtttattaaaagtaaaataaaaataaaaattagactaataatataaaaaaaaccatgCTCATTCTACTTGAAATTAGATACATTTCAAAATAGTCGATACCAATCAAAACCCATAAAGAATAATTCTCAAACATCCAATGATTAATTGGactataaaataacaaaataatttttaaaaggtttttttaatttgattttcagtcacttttttaatttgatttttttataaaattattttcaaaagggtttaaaaaatgagttaaatttaagatttaaaaaaacaataatttcttGTGGACGCAAGCGGCGAACATGTTTAGCCATGGGCTAAACAATGTAATCGTGAGATCATAAAGTATGACGGATTATGTAAGTTGTGGATTTTGCGGCTAAACTAAGAAAGTTTGATCAAATAATTTGTTGCATGAAGCAACAATGAGAGCAAAAATCTTGTTTGAACTCAGTAAGCAAGCTTCCCATGTAATGATCAACATTTATTAACAGATACACAAATGATAGAATGTATATGATGTTTTAATTCATGAGAAAGTTATGCATGAAGTTTGTTTATGGAGAGTTTAAGAATGCATTGTGCTACCGTTGATGCTTCATGCAAAAATGGTTCAATTAAATCTTATTGATATAATGGTAGAGAAAGGAATTGgatcaagttttgtaacaaatttttttatcattgatgcTCGTAGCAGGACACACATCAATTTTAGAATATGAGGTCTTTTCAAGCCAACAAGCACCAAATTTAACCTTTATTTTCTTGATTGAATATTTATCAAGTATAATGTACAATTGAATTAATAGGAACACCTTACAACCCAACATTGTTATGCATAATCTAAATAGATCATACCATAACATATGTTGTGGTATTTTAGTTAGGTAAATTGAGTGGTTAGAAATTTGAAATGTAAGGAGCAACTTAGGTAATGGTGcatttgtggttgttgacaggATTAACCTAAGAATAAACAACTAAAACTTAAGTTTTAAGTCACACCAAcaacatttattttctattaatttttataagcaaaaaatGTTACATATGTTAACGAAAGTATAACATATATTGAAGAAATGTTTAATATATAACtttctcatttaaaataaaaaattccctTAAAGATTACCTTAGGATTGAATATATGTTGGACTAGCACTGGTTGTAAAAATTGCATAATACTAATTTTTTCTAGGTCAAAAGTTGTCTCAAATACTAAGGTTGGCATCTTTTCCCCttaatgttattattgttatccttaaaaattagtgaggaaTGAAGTTCTACTCATAATCTTTTTGTAGCATATTCTTTAGATGGGGCAAGCATAACAAAGTAGTGGACAATggagttttaaaaaaagtggTTGAGGCAATGCTAAATGTTATGGATTCAACTTTTCATATTGATAATTGTAATATGGAGAGATTTATATGTGATTATTTGgcatgttaatatatatataaatatgatatatgTGGGGGTGGAGCAAGTAATATACTTATATGAGGtctggaaaagaaaagaaagaaaaaagaattgaaaGCCGTGGACTGAATCCATACACTCTGTTCTCTCACTCCATTAAGCTTCAGCAGCTATCACTCATTAAAACCTCCAAAGCTCTAATTTTTTTCCTCATTTCAGATACCCTTTTGCCTCAACAGTGCAATGGCGTCAACCCCAACTCCCCGACCCCACTTTTCCTCCGTCCCCCCTAGACCCTCCTCCAACAACAACCAGCGCCGCTACCATAGCCAAAACAGGAGCCATCACCGCCGCAACAACAACCAGAATCGGTGGTCTTCTTCTTCCACCAGGTACTATTCCTCACCTGCATCAAGTGCAGGTGCAGGTATTCCCTCTGCAGCTGCCACTGCCTCAGCTGCATTTTTATCTTCCCTGAGTCCGTGGCTTGGTGCCCAGAAAACCAGGCTCGCTCCCGAGTTTTCCGGCCGGCCGTCCAACCGGAACCCGGGGAAGATGAACTCCGGCGGCCCGAGGGCTGTCCCCAACAATCAGCAGCACTCGAAGGCGGCCGAGGAGGTTTTGCATAGCCTCACCAATGCTGGTAATGATGTTGCTGCCATAGATAATGTGTTGCTTAATTATAGGCTTTATGTTGCTGAGGATTATGTTTATTTGCTTAAGGAGTTTGCCAATACTGGTGACCTATTGCTAGCTACTAGGACCTATAATTTTGCCATGAGTAGGGCAACCGATAATACTTTCATGGGGAAGTTGACCAGCAACATGATTAGGACCCTTGGCAGGCTAAAGAAGATTGAGCTTGCCTTGAATTTGTTTGAAGAGTCTAGGAATAGAGGGTATGGAAACACTGTTTATTCCTTTTCTGCTATGATTAGTGCACTTGGTAGGAACGATTGCTTTTCGGAGGCAGTGAGTTTGTTGAGGAGCATGGGAAATTTTGGCTTGGAACCCAATTTGGTTACCTACAATGCCATTATTGATGCAGGGGCTAAAGGGGAACTTCCCTTTGAAATAGTTGTTAAGTTTTTGGAGGAGATGATAGCTGCTGGCTGTTTGCCAGATCGGCTTACTTACAATTCACTTCTCAAAACTTGTGTCGCGAAGGGTAGGTGGCAACTGTGTAGGGATTTGTTAGCTGAAATGGAATGGAAGGGGATTGGTCGTGATGTGTATACTTATAATACATATGTGGATGCGTTGTGTAAAGGTGGACGGATGGATCTTGCCAGGCATGCTATTGATGTGGAGATGCCTGCTAAGAACATTTTGCCCAATGTGGTGACTTATAGTACTTTGATGGCTGGATATTCTAAGGCTGAGCGCTTTGAAGATGCCCTAAATATATATGATGAAATGAAGCACCTGCTGATTAGGCTGGACAGGGTGTCTTACAATACACTGGTTGGACTATATGCAAATCTTGGTTGGTTTGAGGAGGCAGTTGGTAAATTCAAAGAGATGGAGTGTTGTGGGATAAAAAATGACGTAGTAACTTATAATGCACTGATCGAGGGATATGGAAGACATAACAAGTATGTTGAGGTCCGAAAATTATTTGATGAGATGAAAGCAAGACGCATTTATCCTAATGATCTAACTTACTCaacattgattaaaatataCACTAAAGGTAGAATGTATGCTGAGGCGATGGATGTTTATAGAGAGCTCAAGCAGGAAGGCATGAAGACAGACGTTGTATTTTACAGTGCTCTAATTGATGCTTTATGCAAAAATGGTTTGATTGAATCTTCTCTGAGGCTGCTGGATGTGATGACGGAGAAAGGAAGTAGGCCAAATGTTGTGACTTACAACTCCATTATTGATGCATTCAGAATAGGACAGCAGCTGCCAGCTCTGGAATGTGCTGTTGATACTTCTTTTCAAGCCAATGAACATCAAATTAAACCTTCATCTTCTAGGCTTAGTGCTGGTAACTTTCAAGATCAGAAGACTGGGAACAATGATGagatcatgaagatgttggagcAACTTGCTGCTGAAAAAGCAGGTCTTATGAAGAAGGATAAGAGGAGCAGGCAAGACAGTTTCTACTTAGTGCAGATCTTTCAAAAAATGCAAGAAATGGAAATCAAACCAAATGTTGTCACATTTTCAGCCATCTTGAATGCTTGCAGGTAGCAATTAACTATCCAATATTTGTGTTTGTCTTGCACCATTCTATTTTATATAGTCACTTACATGTTACCCCAGTATAAAAGAggtaaatgaaaatgaatttccaTCAGCTTGAAATGGAAAGCCATAAGCCATTATTTATTCCCCTAAGGAATGTAACATGCATAGTTCAATATCGTTCACACTTGTAGGTTCTTTGGtagtgttattttatattttacatctttcttttagtttctttttattccaGTTAAAGTTACTTAAGATGTCTTTGATTATATCTACTCTAAGGCTTGGTATTTCTTTTAAGCAAGGGTTTTATTGCTGTAATATGtcctttttcttaattattattcaagGAATAGGTGCAATTTTGTCAATtctctaattattaattaaaaaaccagCCATATTTGGCTGTGATTTATTTCACTTTGTCTATCCCTATTTATCCCCTAATTATGTTGAGTGCATCCTAGGGTTTTCATCCTAAGTTGCAATTACTTCCTATCCTTTCATTTCAATACCTAGTCATGGGTCATGTATTCAAtgttcttttactttttcttaccACCTATTactgtttttgttttcctttattttttgtagGATGTACTTTGATATTCTCAAATAAAGATACAACCAGTTACTAAGTGTATAATTCAATGTGTTGTATGCAGTTGTTGTGAGACATTTCAAGATGCTTCAAAGCTGTTAGACGCACTCTGCATGTTTGATAGTCATGTCTATGGTGTAGCTCATGGGCTACTTATGGGTCACGGGCAAGGCTTATGGAATCAGGCTCAGACACTATTTGATGAACTCGAGCACTTGGATTCTTCAACAGCATCTGCATTTTATAATGCTCTGACTGATATGTTGTGGCATTTTGGTCAGGTAAAATTGAGTAATTAGATATTTGCTACCTTTGCATctgttaattttgtaatttgctaCTACTATGTGTTGTATTGATATCTCATTAGTGAAATGATTAGCATTGAGAGTTTATAGGAGATGCACCCTTTCTTTACATTGATCTaacttttccatttctttctgtttttgtaataaattgattttgacaTCAGAAACTAGGGGCTCAAACGGTTGTGATTGAAGGGAGAAACCGAAATGTGTGGAAAGGGGGCTGGTCTACTGAATGCTTGGATCTACATCTAACGTCCTGTGGAGCAGCCTGTGCAATGGTGCATACATGGTTGCTCGAATTGCGTACCACTGTTTTTGGAGGCCAGAAGCCACCTCCAATATTGAGGTTTGCATCTTTCCCTCTCTTCAGATTATTGTTATCCTTAATTGGATTAATGAGGATTAAAGTTTTGATCATAACCTTTTTGCAGTATATTAACTGGATGGGGCAAGCATAGCAAAGTAGTTGGCAATGGCACTTTAAGAAAGGCTGTTGAGGCACTCCTAAATGGCATTGGTGCACCCTTTCAGATTTCTGAGTGTAATTTGGGGAGGTTTAAATCAGAAGGACCTGAAGTGACTGCTTGGTTGAGACAACCTAGCACATTGAATGTGCTGCTTCTCCATGATTGCATTGTTTATTCTCAACCAGTTGAGAGAAACCAAACATTTAATATACCATCTCTTGGAGCACAGTAGAGAAATTGAGATTCAAATTATGAATTGGAAAGCCAATTTTTGAATGGTgacataatttgtattatattgTGAGGTTGAGTTGagataatgaaaaataacttcACATATATCATATAGATAATATATAGTGttcaatgtaataattttaaaccaGTAACAAAGAAGTCTCATAAAACAAAACTATTAGTTATATCTGAGTTAGTAAAACTTCTATCTTCGAAGAATGGAAACAAGATAATGAGATAATCTAATCGAGTGCATGCAACGAATGAAACAAATAAGCTAGTGGAAAAatcaaatatgataaatttggaAATGCTCATTCATTCTTTTTCATCTAACAATTTAAACGtgacttttaatttctttcatgtGAATCGGTGAAAGAAAAGTAAAGGAAAAACTAATATGGTTGAATTGTATTAATGATAGCAAATTACATCGATTAATTCATGTATTATAAGATTTAAAGTCATCCGATGTTCATCTTTATGAAAGAAGTTAATAGTTAGTTGAATTATATCAAATTGTGAACCATAAGATTCTAATAACCGGTAGAGACAACTGACAAGTATCAAGTTACTTAGTGAAAAGTTCCTGTTTTCAATAGCGTACTTTACAGCTGGGATTGATCTTGAAAATCAGTGTAACGGGGGAAATTGAATCAGTTACAGATGATTGAATACTTGTCATCATCTTACA
Encoded proteins:
- the LOC114397437 gene encoding F-box/kelch-repeat protein At3g06240-like, with product MNTYIPRELTEEILMKLPVKSLVSFKCVRKEWNNLISDPEFAERHFKYGQRTEKLMITTSDVNHFKSINPIKSLHDESSCQSLSLSFLGHRHPKPCVQIKGSCRGFLLLESCRTLYLWNPSTGQNKMIQWSSNVSFITPGDSFLFCHGLGYDPRTKDYVVVVISFAEYDSPSHMECFSVKENAWIHIQLAADLHYKSCKFWTGRNNLTGTFFNNALHWFVYNYEAYMHVVLAFDLVGRTFSEIHVPNEFEFKMYCQPHALNVVGGSLCLCVTREMGQVEASIQIWELKQYTDHTSWTKTNTLIINDIWFGLFLPICNAENGCIVGSDHAGVLVKWNQDGEVEEQRSFDYIRDGYQVIAYRETLFTI
- the LOC114394415 gene encoding pentatricopeptide repeat-containing protein At2g31400, chloroplastic-like gives rise to the protein MASTPTPRPHFSSVPPRPSSNNNQRRYHSQNRSHHRRNNNQNRWSSSSTRYYSSPASSAGAGIPSAAATASAAFLSSLSPWLGAQKTRLAPEFSGRPSNRNPGKMNSGGPRAVPNNQQHSKAAEEVLHSLTNAGNDVAAIDNVLLNYRLYVAEDYVYLLKEFANTGDLLLATRTYNFAMSRATDNTFMGKLTSNMIRTLGRLKKIELALNLFEESRNRGYGNTVYSFSAMISALGRNDCFSEAVSLLRSMGNFGLEPNLVTYNAIIDAGAKGELPFEIVVKFLEEMIAAGCLPDRLTYNSLLKTCVAKGRWQLCRDLLAEMEWKGIGRDVYTYNTYVDALCKGGRMDLARHAIDVEMPAKNILPNVVTYSTLMAGYSKAERFEDALNIYDEMKHLLIRLDRVSYNTLVGLYANLGWFEEAVGKFKEMECCGIKNDVVTYNALIEGYGRHNKYVEVRKLFDEMKARRIYPNDLTYSTLIKIYTKGRMYAEAMDVYRELKQEGMKTDVVFYSALIDALCKNGLIESSLRLLDVMTEKGSRPNVVTYNSIIDAFRIGQQLPALECAVDTSFQANEHQIKPSSSRLSAGNFQDQKTGNNDEIMKMLEQLAAEKAGLMKKDKRSRQDSFYLVQIFQKMQEMEIKPNVVTFSAILNACSCCETFQDASKLLDALCMFDSHVYGVAHGLLMGHGQGLWNQAQTLFDELEHLDSSTASAFYNALTDMLWHFGQKLGAQTVVIEGRNRNVWKGGWSTECLDLHLTSCGAACAMVHTWLLELRTTVFGGQKPPPILSILTGWGKHSKVVGNGTLRKAVEALLNGIGAPFQISECNLGRFKSEGPEVTAWLRQPSTLNVLLLHDCIVYSQPVERNQTFNIPSLGAQ